The Megasphaera stantonii genome includes a window with the following:
- a CDS encoding fructose-1,6-bisphosphatase translates to METCEKYSPEYLRYLELLSKEYKTQAETFTEIINLQAIVNLPKGTEHFMSDLHGEYEAFYHILNNCSGVIREKVEMIFANSMTAEERDDLLTLIYYPKEKLDMLQREKAITDQWAKKTLSHLIRLVKLLSSKYTRSKVRKAMPKVFRFVIDELLHAQPDEDKNRRAYHMKILNTILETGSTRQFIYALTDLIKRLAVDHLHIIGDIYDRGPHADKIMDYLMHHHSLDIQWGNHDILWMGAAAGSEACIANALRNNIRYHNMEILESGYGISLRPLAIFALDTYKKDDGIEPMVKAINVILSKLEGQVIIRHPEYNMDDRLMFHKIDWKQGTITLDGQTYELTTTDFPTVDPQDPYKLSPEEHRIMAAIQSEFLESERLQRHIRFLYSHGSLYRSYNNNLLFHGGVPLNEDGSFKAIYLNGKPYKGKAFMDMVDFIARQAYDKRDTNSLDYMWYMWCGIDSPVSGRIVKTFERSYIVDQSTWKEPQNDYYHLNRDRDECIKILHEFGIDSPQGHIINGHTPVKVKKGESPIRAEGKEICIDGGFCKAYQGSTGIAGYTLIFNSHGIRIKAHYPFKDVTQVLMNNADIDSESTQVELEPKRVMIGDTDNGKKLLQMIDDLKALLHAYRQGIILERPEEKEI, encoded by the coding sequence ATGGAAACGTGTGAAAAATATTCTCCGGAATACTTGCGGTATCTGGAATTACTGTCCAAGGAATATAAAACGCAGGCCGAAACATTCACGGAAATCATCAATTTGCAGGCTATCGTCAACTTGCCGAAGGGGACGGAACATTTTATGAGCGACCTTCACGGCGAATATGAAGCGTTTTATCATATCTTAAATAACTGCTCCGGCGTCATTCGGGAAAAGGTCGAAATGATATTCGCCAACTCCATGACGGCAGAGGAGCGGGACGATTTATTGACGCTGATTTATTATCCTAAGGAAAAGCTGGATATGCTGCAGCGGGAAAAAGCAATTACCGATCAGTGGGCGAAAAAGACGCTGAGCCATCTGATTCGCCTGGTCAAGCTGCTGTCGTCGAAATATACGCGGTCTAAAGTGCGTAAGGCTATGCCTAAGGTGTTCCGCTTCGTCATTGACGAACTGCTCCATGCCCAGCCGGACGAAGATAAAAACCGCCGGGCATATCATATGAAGATATTGAATACGATTTTAGAAACGGGCAGCACGCGGCAGTTTATTTACGCCCTGACGGATTTGATCAAGCGGCTGGCCGTAGACCACCTGCACATTATCGGCGACATTTACGACCGCGGGCCCCATGCCGACAAGATCATGGACTATCTTATGCATCATCATTCCCTCGACATCCAGTGGGGGAATCACGATATCCTGTGGATGGGGGCGGCCGCCGGCAGCGAGGCCTGCATTGCCAATGCGCTGCGAAATAATATTCGCTATCATAATATGGAAATATTGGAAAGCGGTTACGGCATCAGTCTCCGGCCTCTGGCTATTTTCGCGTTGGATACCTATAAAAAAGACGACGGCATCGAGCCGATGGTCAAGGCGATTAACGTCATTTTGAGCAAGCTGGAAGGACAAGTCATCATCCGCCATCCGGAATACAACATGGACGACCGCCTGATGTTCCATAAAATTGACTGGAAGCAGGGGACGATTACGCTGGACGGCCAGACCTATGAGCTGACGACGACGGATTTTCCGACAGTCGATCCGCAGGATCCTTATAAATTGTCGCCGGAAGAACACCGCATCATGGCGGCCATTCAATCGGAATTCCTGGAAAGCGAACGGCTGCAGCGCCATATCCGATTCTTATACAGTCACGGCTCGCTGTACCGCAGCTATAACAACAACCTCTTGTTCCATGGCGGCGTTCCTCTCAATGAAGACGGCAGCTTTAAAGCAATTTATCTCAACGGCAAGCCGTATAAGGGAAAGGCTTTCATGGATATGGTCGATTTTATCGCCCGTCAGGCCTATGACAAGCGGGATACGAACAGCCTGGACTATATGTGGTACATGTGGTGCGGCATAGATTCTCCTGTATCGGGCCGGATTGTCAAGACCTTTGAACGAAGCTATATCGTCGATCAGTCGACGTGGAAAGAACCGCAGAACGATTATTACCATCTCAACCGGGATCGGGATGAATGCATAAAAATCCTCCATGAATTCGGCATCGATTCTCCCCAGGGCCATATCATCAACGGCCATACGCCGGTCAAGGTCAAGAAAGGGGAAAGCCCGATTCGTGCGGAAGGGAAGGAAATCTGCATAGACGGCGGGTTCTGCAAGGCCTATCAGGGATCGACGGGCATTGCCGGCTACACCTTAATTTTCAATTCTCACGGCATCCGCATCAAAGCCCATTATCCCTTTAAGGATGTCACGCAGGTATTGATGAACAACGCCGATATCGATTCGGAATCGACGCAGGTCGAACTGGAGCCAAAGCGCGTTATGATCGGCGACACGGACAACGGCAAAAAGCTGCTGCAGATGATCGACGATTTGAAAGCGCTGCTGCATGCGTATCGTCAGGGTATTATCCTGGAGCGGCCTGAAGAAAAAGAAATATAA
- the gdhA gene encoding NADP-specific glutamate dehydrogenase — protein MNKYLESVIEGVRTKYANEPEFVQTVEEVLSSLEPVVEKHPEYEKFDLLNRLVVPERQFTFRVVWQDDAGNYHTNTGYRFQFNGAIGPYKGGLRFQKNVYPGIIKFLGFEQIFKNALTGLPIGGAKGGADFDPTGKSDAEIMRFCQSFMQGLYRYIGPDIDVPAGDMGVGGREIGYLFGEYRRLKGAFENGVLTGKGFSFGGSLIRPEATGYGAVYFLENVLKDDGQDIKGKTIAAAGFGNVTWGICKKATELGAKVVTLSGPDGYIYDPDGVATEEKIEYLLEMRNSGRNRVQDYADKFGVEFFPGEKPWGRKVDIVMPSAMQNDVHMEQAKQIAANKVRYYIEVANMPTTNDALKYLMEQKDMIVAPSKAVNAGGVAVSALEMSQNSERLVWTAEEVDARLHQIMNTIYNNCKDAAARNGLGYNLVAGANIAGFERVADAMLAQGVF, from the coding sequence ATGAACAAATATCTTGAATCAGTTATCGAAGGCGTACGTACGAAATATGCTAACGAACCGGAATTCGTCCAGACCGTAGAAGAAGTATTGTCGTCTCTGGAACCGGTTGTAGAAAAACATCCGGAATATGAAAAATTCGACTTGCTGAACCGCTTGGTCGTACCGGAAAGACAATTCACCTTCCGCGTCGTATGGCAGGACGATGCCGGCAACTATCATACGAATACAGGCTACCGCTTCCAGTTTAACGGCGCAATCGGGCCGTACAAAGGCGGTCTTCGCTTCCAGAAAAACGTATATCCCGGCATCATTAAATTCCTGGGCTTCGAACAGATCTTCAAAAACGCCTTGACGGGCCTCCCGATCGGCGGCGCAAAAGGCGGTGCGGACTTCGACCCGACAGGCAAATCCGACGCAGAAATCATGCGTTTCTGCCAGAGCTTCATGCAGGGCCTCTATCGCTACATTGGTCCCGACATCGACGTTCCTGCTGGTGATATGGGCGTTGGCGGCCGTGAAATCGGCTACCTCTTCGGCGAATACCGCCGCTTAAAGGGCGCATTTGAAAACGGCGTATTGACGGGCAAGGGCTTCAGCTTCGGCGGCTCCCTCATTCGTCCGGAAGCAACGGGCTACGGCGCCGTATACTTCTTGGAAAACGTCCTGAAAGACGACGGCCAGGATATCAAAGGCAAGACCATTGCCGCTGCCGGCTTCGGCAACGTAACCTGGGGCATCTGCAAAAAAGCTACGGAATTGGGCGCTAAAGTCGTTACGCTGTCCGGTCCTGACGGATACATCTATGATCCCGATGGCGTCGCTACGGAAGAAAAGATCGAGTACTTGTTAGAAATGCGCAACAGCGGCCGCAACCGCGTACAGGATTATGCGGATAAATTCGGCGTAGAATTCTTCCCGGGCGAAAAACCGTGGGGCAGAAAAGTCGACATCGTTATGCCGTCTGCTATGCAGAACGACGTTCATATGGAACAGGCAAAACAGATCGCGGCCAACAAGGTTCGCTACTACATCGAAGTCGCCAACATGCCTACGACGAACGACGCATTGAAATACTTAATGGAACAGAAAGACATGATCGTAGCTCCGTCCAAAGCTGTTAACGCCGGCGGCGTAGCCGTATCGGCCCTCGAAATGAGCCAGAACAGCGAACGTCTCGTTTGGACGGCTGAAGAAGTCGACGCACGTCTCCACCAGATCATGAATACGATTTACAACAACTGCAAAGACGCAGCAGCTCGCAACGGCTTAGGCTACAACCTCGTCGCCGGCGCCAACATCGCTGGTTTCGAACGCGTTGCCGACGCAATGCTCGCTCAAGGCGTATTCTAA
- a CDS encoding amidohydrolase has translation MSFINQFAQSVQKYGPQAFSLNYRIADDPELSGEEYHACAAYVEACRALGMEVTEQFAGLPTAFKATVRKVSNPVLKVALLAEYDALPEIGHGCGHSANGAMSFLAAAAFWDMADLPVQVDLIGTPDEELRGGKVAMCEQGIFHDYDLAMMTHVMPDKTMANSHFLALSDYRVAFHGQTAHAASSPWNGRNALNGAMLAIHAIDMLRQHVRPETRIGVYLVNGGTASNVVPDYAELECCVRHSDRPYLNEVIAKIMKCFEGAAIATETTYEVTQMGYEFDNMVWNEAATEVSRSVLREMGIPFTDTEECQSSDIGNISHQCPALHLCLAMGDTYYPEHSVQIADAVKNKAIEPVIAQGAEIMGRIVFKLLENEGLRRAVQDDFKKHTL, from the coding sequence ATGTCTTTCATAAATCAGTTTGCACAAAGCGTGCAGAAATATGGTCCGCAAGCTTTTTCTTTAAATTACCGCATTGCCGACGACCCGGAGCTGTCGGGCGAAGAATATCATGCCTGCGCGGCCTATGTCGAAGCCTGCCGTGCCCTGGGCATGGAGGTGACGGAGCAGTTTGCCGGTTTGCCGACGGCGTTTAAGGCGACGGTACGGAAGGTTTCCAACCCGGTTTTGAAAGTGGCTCTTCTGGCCGAATATGACGCCCTGCCGGAAATCGGCCATGGATGCGGCCACTCGGCAAATGGGGCTATGAGCTTTCTGGCGGCGGCCGCTTTTTGGGATATGGCTGATCTTCCCGTACAGGTTGACCTCATCGGTACGCCTGACGAAGAGCTGCGGGGCGGCAAGGTCGCCATGTGCGAGCAGGGGATCTTTCACGACTACGATTTAGCGATGATGACGCACGTCATGCCCGATAAGACGATGGCTAACTCTCATTTCTTGGCTCTTAGCGATTATCGCGTCGCCTTTCATGGGCAAACGGCTCACGCGGCGAGCAGCCCCTGGAATGGCCGCAACGCCTTGAACGGCGCGATGCTGGCGATTCACGCTATCGACATGCTGCGCCAGCACGTGCGGCCAGAAACGCGGATTGGCGTGTATCTCGTCAACGGCGGCACGGCGTCGAACGTCGTGCCGGACTATGCAGAGCTTGAATGCTGCGTTCGTCACAGCGATCGGCCGTATTTAAACGAAGTCATTGCTAAAATCATGAAATGCTTCGAAGGGGCGGCCATTGCGACAGAAACGACGTATGAAGTGACGCAGATGGGATATGAATTTGACAATATGGTTTGGAATGAAGCGGCGACGGAAGTATCGCGGTCGGTGCTGCGTGAAATGGGCATTCCCTTTACCGATACGGAAGAGTGCCAGAGCTCGGACATCGGCAATATCAGCCATCAATGTCCGGCGCTTCATCTGTGCCTGGCCATGGGAGATACGTATTATCCGGAACATTCCGTACAAATTGCCGACGCCGTAAAAAATAAAGCTATCGAGCCGGTTATCGCCCAGGGGGCGGAAATTATGGGCCGCATCGTATTTAAGCTCTTGGAAAATGAAGGATTGCGCCGGGCCGTGCAAGACGACTTTAAAAAGCATACTCTGTAA
- a CDS encoding AEC family transporter, with translation MEAVLHGLQGIFEILFMIGIGFVLSKKGWFGPDTSAILTRLIMKVALPLFMICQLERDFTHDSLLRIAPDLALPFLSILLAYVVGRAAAAALHIRRERQGIFITCFFVANTIFIGLPVNLALFGTQSVPSVMLYYMANTTMFWTLGIYHIVNDSTGGQGNMPLFSLQTVKKVFSPPLVAFLIGLALIMADIKLPEFLHVSFQYVGNLATPLSLIVIGIEMSSLPLRSVQWDRDLIGALAGRFIVCPLCVLALLPFVSVTPMSAQVFTMQASMPAMTQMTVVAKAVGADVKYATEISFITVVLGLIVIPSYMFLIQYVL, from the coding sequence GTGGAAGCTGTGCTTCATGGGCTGCAGGGTATTTTTGAAATATTGTTTATGATTGGCATCGGTTTTGTGTTGTCGAAGAAAGGGTGGTTTGGACCGGATACCAGCGCAATATTGACCCGGCTTATCATGAAGGTCGCCTTGCCGTTGTTCATGATTTGCCAGTTGGAGCGGGATTTTACACATGATTCGCTGCTGCGGATTGCGCCGGATTTGGCTCTGCCCTTTTTGTCTATCCTACTGGCCTACGTCGTGGGCCGGGCGGCAGCTGCGGCGCTGCACATACGCAGGGAGCGGCAGGGCATCTTTATTACCTGCTTTTTTGTCGCCAATACGATCTTCATCGGCCTTCCCGTTAACCTGGCCTTATTCGGTACGCAGAGCGTGCCTTCGGTCATGCTGTATTATATGGCGAATACGACGATGTTCTGGACCTTGGGGATTTATCACATCGTCAACGACAGCACGGGCGGACAGGGAAATATGCCCTTATTTTCGCTGCAGACTGTCAAAAAGGTGTTTTCGCCTCCGCTGGTGGCCTTTCTCATTGGCCTGGCGTTGATTATGGCCGACATCAAGCTGCCTGAATTCCTTCACGTATCTTTCCAGTACGTAGGAAATCTGGCGACGCCGCTGTCTCTTATCGTCATCGGCATTGAAATGAGTTCGCTGCCGCTGCGCAGCGTACAGTGGGATCGCGACTTGATAGGGGCTCTGGCGGGGCGGTTTATCGTTTGCCCGCTGTGCGTATTGGCCTTGCTTCCCTTTGTGTCTGTTACACCGATGTCGGCTCAGGTGTTTACAATGCAGGCCAGTATGCCGGCTATGACGCAGATGACCGTCGTCGCCAAGGCGGTTGGAGCTGATGTGAAGTATGCTACGGAGATCAGCTTTATCACGGTAGTATTGGGGCTTATCGTGATTCCGTCGTATATGTTCTTGATTCAGTACGTTCTATAA
- a CDS encoding carbon-nitrogen family hydrolase → MKIAAAQMSLRLGDVEHNYKQVEDWIRNAAQERPDIIVLPEMWNTSFYPDNIRELADEDGRRTQAFLSESAARFGVHIVGGSAAVRREGKLYNTMYVADRSGRIVSSYDKVHLFAPGHEDEKFTPGTKGCAFSLDSIPMAAVICYDVRFPEWVRMATLTGAQIIFVPAAWPASRVDHWCILNQARAIENQLFIVAVNSCGSTDSMQFGGHSMIIDPWGNVLAQGGDGEEMLCTDIDLDSVTDIRSRINIFHDRQPGLYDLT, encoded by the coding sequence ATGAAGATTGCAGCGGCTCAGATGTCTCTGCGGCTGGGGGATGTAGAGCATAATTATAAGCAAGTAGAAGACTGGATACGAAACGCTGCACAGGAGCGGCCCGATATTATCGTACTGCCGGAAATGTGGAATACGTCCTTTTATCCCGACAATATCCGTGAATTGGCCGATGAGGACGGGCGGCGGACGCAGGCCTTCTTATCAGAGTCAGCGGCTCGGTTCGGCGTTCATATTGTCGGCGGTTCTGCAGCTGTCCGTCGGGAAGGTAAGCTGTATAATACGATGTACGTGGCAGATCGCAGCGGCCGTATTGTCAGCTCGTATGACAAGGTGCATTTATTTGCGCCGGGCCATGAAGATGAAAAATTTACGCCGGGAACAAAGGGCTGCGCGTTTTCCTTGGATAGCATTCCCATGGCTGCCGTGATTTGTTATGATGTCCGTTTTCCCGAATGGGTGCGGATGGCGACGCTGACGGGGGCGCAGATTATTTTTGTGCCGGCGGCCTGGCCGGCGTCCCGCGTGGATCACTGGTGCATATTGAATCAGGCCAGAGCGATTGAAAACCAGCTGTTCATCGTGGCGGTCAACAGCTGCGGCAGTACGGATTCCATGCAGTTCGGCGGCCATTCGATGATTATCGACCCGTGGGGGAATGTCTTGGCGCAGGGGGGAGACGGCGAAGAGATGCTTTGCACGGATATCGACTTGGACAGCGTCACCGATATTCGAAGCCGTATCAATATATTTCATGACCGACAGCCTGGGCTATACGACTTGACATAA
- the ybaK gene encoding Cys-tRNA(Pro) deacylase, with product MAKTKKTNVMRILDKQKIFYTTKAYEYSEDDLSGVHAAAELGMDPAQVFKTLVGQGNKTGPVVFCIPSNKELDLKKAASCSGNKSVQLLHVKDLLGLTGYIRGGCSPIGMKKQFPTYIDESALQYEAVSLSAGMRGQQVLVAPQDVAQLIHAEFHQLTMKDITLTEGRVR from the coding sequence ATGGCTAAAACGAAAAAGACCAACGTCATGCGCATTTTAGATAAACAAAAAATTTTCTATACAACGAAAGCTTATGAATATTCTGAAGACGACCTGTCCGGCGTTCACGCCGCCGCCGAGCTCGGCATGGATCCGGCTCAGGTATTCAAAACGCTGGTAGGCCAAGGAAACAAGACAGGACCCGTCGTATTCTGCATTCCCAGCAACAAGGAGCTCGATTTAAAGAAGGCCGCATCCTGCAGCGGCAATAAATCGGTTCAGCTGCTCCACGTCAAAGATCTGCTCGGCTTGACGGGATACATCCGCGGCGGCTGCTCCCCTATCGGTATGAAAAAGCAGTTTCCTACATATATCGACGAGTCAGCCCTGCAGTACGAAGCCGTCAGCCTCAGCGCCGGCATGCGGGGACAGCAGGTCCTCGTAGCGCCGCAGGACGTCGCTCAGTTGATTCACGCAGAATTCCATCAGCTCACGATGAAGGACATTACATTGACGGAAGGAAGAGTACGATGA
- a CDS encoding uracil-DNA glycosylase yields the protein MTDKEMEPWLHELMQCSQCELRHEGNRGPTRYSGDPASPLMFVGEGPGGVEDEYGVPLVGPSGQLLDKALWSVGLTRDHVYVTNIVKCRPKNNRTPTLEEGKRCANIHLLREIEMVQPKVIVCLGKVAFQYFYGKTASIMRNRGIWFNYHGIPVMPTYHPAFLLRQTGKDLVESKWQVYYDFKAAVDKAKEAMPDYVYQSPEKPNLMEQFEDLHKSRHF from the coding sequence ATGACAGACAAAGAAATGGAACCTTGGCTGCATGAACTCATGCAGTGTTCACAATGCGAATTGCGTCACGAAGGCAACCGCGGCCCGACGCGATACTCCGGCGACCCGGCATCGCCCCTCATGTTCGTCGGCGAAGGACCTGGCGGTGTGGAAGATGAGTACGGCGTGCCCCTTGTCGGCCCATCGGGACAGCTGCTGGACAAAGCCCTGTGGAGCGTAGGACTGACGCGCGACCACGTCTACGTTACGAATATTGTCAAATGCCGCCCCAAGAACAACCGGACGCCGACGCTGGAGGAAGGAAAGCGCTGTGCCAACATCCATCTCCTCCGTGAAATCGAAATGGTACAGCCGAAGGTCATCGTCTGCCTAGGAAAGGTCGCCTTTCAGTATTTCTACGGAAAAACAGCCAGCATTATGCGCAACCGCGGCATCTGGTTCAACTATCACGGCATTCCCGTCATGCCGACGTATCATCCGGCCTTTTTGCTGCGCCAAACCGGCAAAGACCTCGTAGAATCTAAATGGCAGGTATACTACGATTTTAAGGCCGCCGTAGACAAAGCCAAGGAAGCCATGCCGGACTATGTATACCAAAGCCCGGAAAAGCCCAACCTGATGGAGCAATTCGAAGACCTCCATAAATCCCGCCATTTTTAA